CAGAGCACTTTTTACGTTATCGTGCAGCAACTTACTTGCGTGGAATTAAGTCTGGCAAGGTAGAGGCGATTGAAAGCATGGTCACCAATGGTTCCGAGTTCTTCGGTCTTGCCCTAGATGCAATGTGCGTGAATAAGTCGATTAAGAAGTGGTTGCTAAGCTAAGTAGACACCTTAGCAAAGTTCATCTACACAAATAAATGTAAGTCATAGGAAAACGGTCATTGACCGTTTTCCTGCTTTCGACAGCCACTGCATTCTGCTTTCCTAGCTTCTTGCATTCTGCAAGCGCCATCTCTTGAGTCTCGGACTCTTTTGAACCTTTTGGAGCATGAACTCCAATCGCGCCATCCGATTGTTTATAGACTCCGAATTCACTATCGGGGGTTCCACAAGCTACTAATCCAAGAATTAAAACTAAGGAGAGGTAAGAGGTAATTTTCATGAGAATGATAGGCAGATAGAATATGCCCATTCTATTCTAGGATGCTTATAGCTATGCCCTAATGGCTTTATAGTAATGCAATGCCTCGTCGAAATCGTTCCATCAAGATCTTAAAAAAGTCTTTTTTATTGCTGGCCATACTGAGTGCCAAGCTAATGGCCGCTCCGTTTGAAATCAAGGTCCACGATGAACTGATTGCCGAACTGCACCAGTCTAGTTATGAAGTTGAGACCAACCTCTATCAGCCCAGTGCAGCACAAGGCATCAGCTCAAATGTATTTCAGACGCGCCTAGAATATGCCTATGGCATTGCTCACAACAATGAAGTTGCCGTCAATGCTTTCCTTAGTAAATACAACGGTATTTCTTATGTGAATGGCGGCAAAGTAGGTCAAATGTATATTCCCACCCATGACGAAGAGGGTATTTGGCATTACGGCATTAAAAATGAAATTGTTTATCTAAAAGATATTGGTGGAGATAATCAGATCTTTTATGAAATGACGCCAATCTTAGCCCTGCAAATGGCTAAGTGGCGTTTTACAGTAAATCCATCCGTTGATTTTGGTTTAAACAAAAGTGGCGGCGCTACTTTTGCACCGAGCGGAAAAATTGCGTATTCAGTTACGCCAAATACCTCAATTGGTAGCGAGTATTACAGCGAAATCAGCAACACAACCAATGCCTTTCCTATTGCACAACGCTTCAATACTGCCTATCTGGTCTTGGACACCAAGATAGATAAATCGAGCATTAACTTTGGTATTGGCAAGGGGACCAATCTCAATAGCGATAACTGGGTTGTGAAGTTGATTGCAGCCGTTAGCTTTTAACACTAACCATTTATAGAGTACATAAATACATCTCTTTAAGATGTCTATTTAGATATCTATTCCGCTATATAGCTGATAGAGTCCAAGGATGTTTAGTGAAACTCATGAATTAATGATTGGTGGCATTTTTGCCTTACGGTCTTGGTGCAAAGATAACCTGCCAATAGAAAATTCTCTCATTGCATATGATTTAATTCTTGTTTTAGCCATCAACAACTACGCTAAAAACAATATCTCCATCAAAGAACTTTTTGCGTCAGTACCCCATTCCTATACTGCCGTAAGAGGGCACTATTTAAGATTTGTGAATGATGGCTGGGTTGAGCACTACCTAGATGAGTCAGATAAGCGCATCAAGTATGTTCGACCAACCCCAATGTTGGTTAAAACTATGAATCAGTATGCTGAAGCAGCTAACAAAATCTTAATGAAAACCATTGACTAGTTTTTGGCGGAGAGGGAGGGATTCGAACCCTCGGTAGGTTTGACCCTACGCCTGATTTCGAGTCAGGTACATTCGACCACTCTGCCACCTCTCCGAACCGAAGTGCAATTATAGCTTTGGGGTATTTGTTTGGTTTTTACTTAAACAGGCTTCAGCACTGTTAAGCCACCCAAATAGGGTTGCAGTGCTTTTGGAATAGCGATACTGCCATCGACCTGCTGCTTATTCTCAATAAGCGCAACTAATGCTCTACCGACAGCAAGACCCGAACCGTTTAAGGTATGAACTAGCTCTGGTTTGCCTTGGCCTGCTTTAAATCTAGCCTGCATGCGTCTTGCTTGAAAGTCCCCCATGCTGGAGCATGAGCTAATTTCCCTGTATGCCCTTTGTGAAGGTACCCACACTTCTAAGTCATAAGTCTTAGTACTACCAAATCCCATATCACCCGTACAGAGCAATACCTTTCTGTATGGCAACTCCAGTAGCTCCAGAATGCTTTCTGCATGGCCAGTTAATTCCTCTAAAGCTTGCATAGAGTCCTCTGGTTTTGTGATCTGCACCAATTCCACCTTCTCGAACTGGTGCTGACGAATCATGCCGCGCACATCACGACCATAACTACCCGCTTCGGAGCGGAAGCATGGCGTATGCGCAACAAATTTCAATGGGAGCTTGTCAGCATTCACAATCTCGTCTCTTACCAAATTAGTCACAGGAACTTCTGCGGTTGGTATCAGGTAGAAGTTTTCTATTTTTGCTTCGCCCGCATTTATGCCCTTCGCATCTTCGCCACCCATCTGGCGAGGAACCTTAAAGAGGTCTTCTTCAAACTTCGGTAACTGGCCAGTGCCGCGCATGGAAGCTGCATTGACCATATAGGGCGCATAGACCTCTTGATAATCATGAGTTGTTGCATGGGTATCAATCATGAATTGCGCTAAGGCACGATGCAATCTCGCAATCGGCCCTTTGAGTACCACAAAACGTGAACCACTAATCTTGGCTGCTACTTCAAAATCTAAGCCCAATGGTCCACCAAGATCCACGTGATCTTTAATTTCAAAGTCAAAAAACGGCTCTTCACCCCAGCGCTTGATTTCTGTATTCTCAGTCTCGTCTTTACCCGTTGGCACAGACTCATCCGGAAGATTGGGGATGCCCATTAAGAAATCAGAAATCTCCACCTGAAGAATGGCTAGTCTTGCCGCGCCAGATTCCATATCCACATTAATCTGACTAGCCTCTGACATCTCCGCAGAAGCATCCTCGCCCTTACCTTTTTTCATGCCAATGGCTTTTGCCAATTGATTGCGCTTAGCTTGCAATTCTTCTGTGCGGGTTTGTAAAGATTTACGCTCAGACTCTAAGGCGTTGAATTTCTCGACGTCAAGCTGAAATTTACGAGTAGCCAAGCGTGCTTGAACTGCAGCGATATCTTTGCGGAGTAATTGCGGATCAATCATATATTGCTCTGGTTGGGTATTTAGACTCTAGTTTAAGCGTAAGACTTCAGCGCCGGCGGGTGGCGTGAAAGTAAAGCGATTTGCGGGTAGATTGACGTTCAGCTTGATCTTGTCCAGGGTAACTAAAACCACACTTCCAAGACCGTCTATCAGCTCCAGGGCTTTGGGGAGGCCATTAAGCATTCCTACCGAAATCTTTGTGTAGGGAAGATCATTGCCGCTGTTTGCATTGGGATTTTTCTTGGGAGATAAGGTTACCCACTTCATGCCTAAGCGCTCGTCACCCTCCACTAAATCAAAGTGCTGATCTAATGAGGTTTGACCGAATAAAATAGCCGCCGGTGTAGCAGCCAATGCTTGTCCTGCAGGACGAATAGTGGCTTGATTTAAATCCTTATCCCACAAAATGAGTTGCTTACCGTCGGCAATCAGTTTTTGCTCGTATGGTTTTTGTGTGTCCCAAATAAATCGTCCTGGACGCTCAAATACAAAGTGACCTTGTGTCTGGCGAACTACTTTTAAGCCTTTGTCTTGTGACTCGCCTGCCTTAGGAGCGCGCAGTTGCTGTTGCAAGAAGTCACCTTCGGCTGTTTTGGAGTTCCGCACAAACTGACGTAATTGATCAGCGCCACTTTCGCTTTGAGAAATGGCCGCATTCGAAAACAAAATGGCTGCTGTAACGATTGCTGCTGATAGGAATCTTTGCAAAATGACTGCCTTATTCCGAAGGGCGATGCAAGATTTCGCGATTGCCGCCATTGCCCATCTTGGATACGAGTCCTGCTTTTTCCATATCCTCTAGCAAGCGGGCTGCGCGGTTGTAACCAATGCGCAAATGACGTTGCACTAAAGAAATGGATGGGCGCTTGTTTTCAAGAACGATGGCGACCGCTTGATCATAAAGTGGGTCTGCTTCACCGCCACCCTCACCAGTCAAGGCGTCAACATTAGATTCATCAGCGCCTTCGAGCACACCATCAATGTAATTGGCTTCGCCCTTCTCTTTAAGCCACTCCACCACGCGATGTACCTCATCGTCCGATACAAATGCGCCATGCACACGCACCGGTAAGCCAGTACCTGGCGCCATATACAGCATGTCACCCATACCCAGAAGCGCTTCTGCGCCTTGCTGATCCAAAATTGTGCGGCTGTCGATTTTGCTACTAACCTGGAATGAGATGCGGGTTGGTACGTTCGCTTTAATCAAACCAGTAATCACATCCACACTTGGACGCTGTGTTGCAAGTACGAGGTGAATACCGGCAGCACGCGCTTTCTGTGCAATACGCGCAATCAACTCTTCGATTTTCTTACCAGAAACCATCATCAAGTCAGCCAACTCATCGATGATCACAACAATCACTGGCGCCTTGTAAATTGGCTCAGGATCATCCGGAGTTAAGCTAAATGGATTGGTGAGCTTCTCGCCTTTTTCTTCTGCCTCTAAAATTTTCTTATTAAAGCCTGCTAAGTTACGCACACCAAACTTACTCATGAGTTTGTAGCGGCGCTCCATTTCATTTACTGCCCAATTGAGAGCGTTGTAAGCCTGCTTCATATCCGTCACTACTGGACATAAGAGGTGTGGAATCTTGTCATAGATTGCCATCTCTAGCATCTTTGGATCAATCATGATCAGACGCACCTCATCAGGCTTAGCCTTAAAAAGCAATGACAAAATCATGGCATTAATACCAACTGACTTACCAGCACCAGTAGTACCAGCAACCAAACAATGTGGCATCTTTGCCAAGTCTGCAACCATTGGGCTACCAGAGATATCTTTACCTAAAGCTAAGGTCAGTAATGAATGGTTGTCGTTGTATACCTGTGAAGTCAGAATCTCAGACAAATATACCGATTGACGAGTTGGATTTGGTAATTCCAAAGCCATACAAGTCTTACCTGGAATGGTCTCGACAACCCGCATACTCACAACGCCGAGTGAACGTGCAAGGTCACGTGAAAGATTGACAATCTGACTACCCTTTACACCAATCGCTGGATCGATCTCATAACGAGTCACTACTGGGCCAGGATATGCGGCAATCACAGTTACCTGAACATTAAATTCGGCTAACTTGCGCTCTATTAAACGGGAGGTAAATTCCAGGACATCAGCAGAAATTGTTTCTTTTGCTGCTGGTACAGGATCGAGCAACGCTAATGGCGGCAACTCTGAATCCGGAATATCCACAAACAGTGGCTGTTGTTTCTCACGTTCAACACGAGCGCTCTTTGCTATCTCAATAGGTGCACGCACAATTTGTACGGGCGCGGCAACATCCACACGACCGCGGAACTCCTCCACAAACTCTTCACGCTCTTCAGCAGCAGCCTCACCCAACTTGCGGTCTTCTTGACTATCGCGCCGCTCACGAATGCGGTGATAGGACACCTCGAAAAAGCGCCCCACCTTCTCAGCAATATCGAGCCAAGAAAAATGCAGAAATAAGGATAAACCGGCACATAAGCCAAATAAGAGCACCAAGGTCGCCCCAGTAAAACCAAGAGACATTTGTAGCGGATCGCCAATCAACTCACCCAAGATGCCTCCAGGGGGCCGTGGAAGCTGCCAGGACAGGGAATGCATTCGAA
Above is a genomic segment from Polynucleobacter sp. MG-5-Ahmo-C2 containing:
- the serS gene encoding serine--tRNA ligase, whose translation is MIDPQLLRKDIAAVQARLATRKFQLDVEKFNALESERKSLQTRTEELQAKRNQLAKAIGMKKGKGEDASAEMSEASQINVDMESGAARLAILQVEISDFLMGIPNLPDESVPTGKDETENTEIKRWGEEPFFDFEIKDHVDLGGPLGLDFEVAAKISGSRFVVLKGPIARLHRALAQFMIDTHATTHDYQEVYAPYMVNAASMRGTGQLPKFEEDLFKVPRQMGGEDAKGINAGEAKIENFYLIPTAEVPVTNLVRDEIVNADKLPLKFVAHTPCFRSEAGSYGRDVRGMIRQHQFEKVELVQITKPEDSMQALEELTGHAESILELLELPYRKVLLCTGDMGFGSTKTYDLEVWVPSQRAYREISSCSSMGDFQARRMQARFKAGQGKPELVHTLNGSGLAVGRALVALIENKQQVDGSIAIPKALQPYLGGLTVLKPV
- a CDS encoding outer membrane lipoprotein carrier protein LolA, which encodes MAAIAKSCIALRNKAVILQRFLSAAIVTAAILFSNAAISQSESGADQLRQFVRNSKTAEGDFLQQQLRAPKAGESQDKGLKVVRQTQGHFVFERPGRFIWDTQKPYEQKLIADGKQLILWDKDLNQATIRPAGQALAATPAAILFGQTSLDQHFDLVEGDERLGMKWVTLSPKKNPNANSGNDLPYTKISVGMLNGLPKALELIDGLGSVVLVTLDKIKLNVNLPANRFTFTPPAGAEVLRLN
- a CDS encoding DNA translocase FtsK, whose protein sequence is MDGPGRMPRLLLEARWFISVGLCLGLFAILLTYSKADPAWSHASFETPRNLGGRFGAYLADLMLYIFGISAFWWVVLFGRRVLNGWRELWSVPLPVDPNAKPESLLVRWLGFGLTLSCSMGLESIRMHSLSWQLPRPPGGILGELIGDPLQMSLGFTGATLVLLFGLCAGLSLFLHFSWLDIAEKVGRFFEVSYHRIRERRDSQEDRKLGEAAAEEREEFVEEFRGRVDVAAPVQIVRAPIEIAKSARVEREKQQPLFVDIPDSELPPLALLDPVPAAKETISADVLEFTSRLIERKLAEFNVQVTVIAAYPGPVVTRYEIDPAIGVKGSQIVNLSRDLARSLGVVSMRVVETIPGKTCMALELPNPTRQSVYLSEILTSQVYNDNHSLLTLALGKDISGSPMVADLAKMPHCLVAGTTGAGKSVGINAMILSLLFKAKPDEVRLIMIDPKMLEMAIYDKIPHLLCPVVTDMKQAYNALNWAVNEMERRYKLMSKFGVRNLAGFNKKILEAEEKGEKLTNPFSLTPDDPEPIYKAPVIVVIIDELADLMMVSGKKIEELIARIAQKARAAGIHLVLATQRPSVDVITGLIKANVPTRISFQVSSKIDSRTILDQQGAEALLGMGDMLYMAPGTGLPVRVHGAFVSDDEVHRVVEWLKEKGEANYIDGVLEGADESNVDALTGEGGGEADPLYDQAVAIVLENKRPSISLVQRHLRIGYNRAARLLEDMEKAGLVSKMGNGGNREILHRPSE